One part of the Rutidosis leptorrhynchoides isolate AG116_Rl617_1_P2 chromosome 1, CSIRO_AGI_Rlap_v1, whole genome shotgun sequence genome encodes these proteins:
- the LOC139886215 gene encoding protein CASPARIAN STRIP INTEGRITY FACTOR 1-like — protein MKIIMDFKIYLLTLLIVASFVSSSSAARCGSFIPMAKVDENQESLYLEDDQVSNRDDIHERLLRANTKDYGRPDPAPTFVKPPFKLIPN, from the exons ATGAAAATAATCATGGATTTTAAGATTTATCTATTAACTCTTCTCATTGTAGCATCATTTGTGTCATCTTCATCTGCAG CTCGATGCGGATCCTTCATTCCAATGGCAAAAGTTGATGAAAATCAG gaGTCTTTATATTTGGAAGATGATCAAGTATCAAACAGGGACGATATTCACGAGAGGCTGCTAAGGGCTAATACCAAAGATTATGGACGACCTGATCCTGCACCAACTTTTGTCAAACCTCCTTTTAAACTCATACCGAACTAA